CGGCGCTGAAGTCCTCGGTCCACTTCGCGCTGTCACCGGTCGCGGCGATCTTCTCCTTCGGCAGGATCACCTTCATGCCGCCACCGATCAGGTAGGCGGCGGCGAGCAGTCCGGTGGCGATCCACAGGGCGAGGTTCATCGGGTTCTCCTTCGGGGCGAGAGACGCTGTTGCCCCTCTAAGACAGGGCACCACGGCAGCCTGTGACGGCAGAGGGTGTGACCCGCGTCACTCGACCTCGGACTGGGGTCGGACGGCTCGGATACGCTGCTCGGCGTCGTGTGGATCTTCGTACGACTGGGCGCCTTGGCAGGCGAGTTGGGGGAGGGGTTCCGTGTCGGGAGCAACGGTTCTGGCGGACGAGGCCGGCTACCGGCCGCTGCTCTTCTCCATCGCCTACGGCATGACCGGATCGGTGGGCGACGCCGAGGACATCGTCCAGGACGCGTTCCTCGGGCTGACCCGGGCGCACCAGGCAGGGACGACGATCGCCGCTCCGAAGGCATACCTGACCACCGCCGTCACCCGGCTGGGCATCAACTACCTCGGCTCGGCACGCGTGCGGCGCGAGACGTACGTGGGGGAGTGGCTGCCCGAGCCGGTCGTCGTGACCACCGAGCGGCCGGGACCGGCCGAGCACGCGGAGCTGGCCGACTCGCTGTCGATGGCCTTCCTCGTACTGCTGGAGGCGCTGTCGCCGGTGGAGCGGGCGGTGTTCATGCTGCGCGAGGTGTTCGGGTACGGCTACCCGGAAGTGGCGGGCGCGACCGGCAAGTCGGAGGCGAACTGCCGGCAGATCTTCGCCCGGGCCAGGAAGCGCATCGCGGCGGGAGGGCAGGCGGTCGACGATCCCGCGCCCGCACCCCCGGCCCCGGCGCGGAAGGCGGAGGGTGACGAGCTCGCCCGCAGGTTCTTCGAGGCCGCCGAGGGTGGCGACCTGGACGCGCTGCTCGGCATGCTCGCGCCGGACGTGGTCTTCCACGGGGACGGCGGCGGCAAGGCGCGGGCGCTCAGGGAGCCGCTGACCGGTGCGCGGCGCGTGGTGCAGCTGCTCGTCGGGGGTCTGCGCAGGGTCGGGAAGCTGGGTGCCGGGCCTCGGGCGGCCTGGATCAACGGCCGACCGGGCGCCGTGATCTACGACGCCGAGGGTCGCGTGACCAGCGTGGTCGAACTCGACATCGCCGACGGGGTGGTCCGGGGGATCCACTCCGTCTCCAACCCCGACAAGCTCGGCCACCTCGGACCGCTGTCCGACCTCGCGCTGCTGCCGGAGCAATAGGTCGTCCGCAAGCTCAGATGTAGCTCTGAACCCGGGCCCGCAGGGGTTCGGGCTCCGGTGCGCGGACAACACGTACGCATGGACGTGTACGAGATCGCGTACCTGGCCGGGGGGCCGCAGCGGGCGGCCGAGGTGGCCCTGCTCGGGCTGCGGGAGCGGGGGCTGGTCACGCTGGTGGGGCCCAGGGTGCAGTCCGGGCCCCAGGCTGCCGGCGGGCATCCCGTCGAGCGGGCCCTCGCCGGGCTGTGCCCGCGTGGGAAGGGCGTGGGGGCGGTGCTGGCGGCTGTTGCGGCGGGGCCGGAGGTCGCGGAGGTACGGACTCGGCTGCGGGCGGCGGGGATGCTGGGCCGGGTCCGGGCCCGGCCCACGGCGGCCGGACGACGGGAGCGGGCCGCGGCGCGGGCGTCGGGCGCGTGGCCCGCGTACGTCTTCGACGGGCCGCCGGCGGTGCCGGACCGGCTGCTGCGGCGCGTCGTCCAGCAGGCGCACCCGCTGCCCACCGGGCTCGGCCGCTCCCTGATCCGGATGGGCCGCGCCCTGGACCGCGCCGACCACCGGGACGACGACCACGGCGGGGGCGCGTCCTGCGGTGGTGGCGGTGGCGGTGGTGACTGAGGTGTGGACGTGGAGTCAGGCGCCAACAGCCTGCCCCGCGTGGCTGACGGCCGCCCGCCCGGGCCCGTCGGCGCGCCGGTAGCGCCGGGCGGCAACTCCCCAGCACGCGCCGAACAGGAGCCAGTACGGGGACCACAGCAGGAGGTCCCACCAGGCCTGCTCGCGGGCGAAGGTGGCGTACTCAGCGGGTACGGAAGCCCGGCCCGAGAACACGAGCAGGTCACCGGCGAAGCCGTAGCCGAGGAGGCCGACCGCGCGGGCGGCCATGAAGGCGCAGCCCGCCCACGCGCCGACCAGCAGCACCCGGCGGCGCAGCCGCCCGTGCGGGCCGAAGTGGCCGGCGAGGTGGAGGGCGGCCGCCATGCCCAGGACGGCCAGGGCCACCGAGAGCCAGTGACCGGCCACCATGCCGTCGGTGCGGGCCAGCAGATCCTCCCGCAGGGTCGGCGGCAAGGGGGTCTCGCGGGCCAGGAAGGCGCCGCCCAAGGCCCAGTTGAGCTTCATCAGCCCGTACGCCAGCGCGCAGCCGAATGCCCCGTATGCCCCGTACGCCGCGTACGCCGCCCATGGGCGAACCCGTGCCGGGCCGCGCGTGCGGGCGGCGTACGACACCGTCACCACGCACCACGCCGCGAGCTGCACCCCGCTCATCGCCCAGTCCGACAGCGACATCCCGGGGCCCCCGCGCGCCACGGTGACCACGGCCCCCGCCAGCTGCATCACCACCGCGAGCGCGAGCGCCCCCAGCAGCAACCAGCGCGGTATCCGAGCCCCCCAGCGGGCGACGGCCGCCCACGCCACCGCCGCCGCGCCCACCCCCAGCGCCGCGTTGCCCGCCTGAGCCAGGGCGGGATGCTCGAAGCGGGCCTGTACCTCCGGCGGCGCCGGGCTGCCCGGCATGCCGATCTCCCCGCGCAGCGCCATGTACACCTTCAGCCCCGCGTAGACGAGCATCCCGCCCGCCGCCAGCCAGCCGGCCACCCGCACCCCGCGCCCCGGGGGCACGTACCCCTCAATGCTCATGTGCCCATGCTGGCCGCCGCCCCCGCCGCCCCGCGTCCTGCTCCGGGAGCATCCGTTTCCCCCGTGCGGGGGAGGCGTGCGGGACGGAGCGGCAGCCAGTCTGACGGGGCATCACGCGAGGGTGACGGTGAACGCGCAGGTCGGCGGGGTGTGTACGCCGGTTGCGCGGCGTGTCAGGGGAGCGGTAACCGGGCTTCCGGTTGCGGGGGGTGACGGGTGGCCCCTACGTGGAGCGGGACACGTCCCATGTCACCCACCGCTGCCGTCTCTGGACAGGAGAGATCCGTTGCGCCGCTTCACCCGCTACACCGTCCCCGCCGCCCTCTGCGTGACCCTGCTGGCCGCGTCCCCCGGCCTCGCGGGCGCCGCGAACGCCCCCGAGCGGCCTCCCGTCGC
This genomic window from Streptomyces sp. NBC_01351 contains:
- the sigJ gene encoding RNA polymerase sigma factor SigJ, encoding MSGATVLADEAGYRPLLFSIAYGMTGSVGDAEDIVQDAFLGLTRAHQAGTTIAAPKAYLTTAVTRLGINYLGSARVRRETYVGEWLPEPVVVTTERPGPAEHAELADSLSMAFLVLLEALSPVERAVFMLREVFGYGYPEVAGATGKSEANCRQIFARARKRIAAGGQAVDDPAPAPPAPARKAEGDELARRFFEAAEGGDLDALLGMLAPDVVFHGDGGGKARALREPLTGARRVVQLLVGGLRRVGKLGAGPRAAWINGRPGAVIYDAEGRVTSVVELDIADGVVRGIHSVSNPDKLGHLGPLSDLALLPEQ
- a CDS encoding TIGR04222 domain-containing membrane protein, with product MRGQHVRMDVYEIAYLAGGPQRAAEVALLGLRERGLVTLVGPRVQSGPQAAGGHPVERALAGLCPRGKGVGAVLAAVAAGPEVAEVRTRLRAAGMLGRVRARPTAAGRRERAAARASGAWPAYVFDGPPAVPDRLLRRVVQQAHPLPTGLGRSLIRMGRALDRADHRDDDHGGGASCGGGGGGGD
- a CDS encoding DUF3995 domain-containing protein codes for the protein MSIEGYVPPGRGVRVAGWLAAGGMLVYAGLKVYMALRGEIGMPGSPAPPEVQARFEHPALAQAGNAALGVGAAAVAWAAVARWGARIPRWLLLGALALAVVMQLAGAVVTVARGGPGMSLSDWAMSGVQLAAWCVVTVSYAARTRGPARVRPWAAYAAYGAYGAFGCALAYGLMKLNWALGGAFLARETPLPPTLREDLLARTDGMVAGHWLSVALAVLGMAAALHLAGHFGPHGRLRRRVLLVGAWAGCAFMAARAVGLLGYGFAGDLLVFSGRASVPAEYATFAREQAWWDLLLWSPYWLLFGACWGVAARRYRRADGPGRAAVSHAGQAVGA